The following proteins are encoded in a genomic region of Porphyrobacter sp. CACIAM 03H1:
- a CDS encoding thiolase family protein — protein MSQLSPSDPIVILSYARTPMGAMQGALAEVAATDLGAIAVKAAVERAGVSGDDIDRAYMGCVLPAGLGQAPARQAAIKAGLPLSVEATTVNKVCGSGMQTVIMGSEALASGTIDVVVAGGMESMTNAPYLMKKHRSGARMGHDTAYDHMFLDGLEDAYEPGRAMGTFAQETANAYQMTREEMDAYTIESLARANRAIARGAFADEVVPVTVSTRAGDVVVEHDEQPGKGRPDKIPQLKPAFAKDGTITAATSSSISDGAAALVLTRASVAEEKGLTPVARIVATAAHAQAPAQFTTAPIPAIQKVLARAGWGVDDVDLFEVNEAFACVAMFAMRDLGIPHEKINVNGGGTALGHPIGASGARIIVTLINALKTQGKTRGVASLCIGGGEATAVAVELV, from the coding sequence GATCGCGGTCAAGGCCGCGGTCGAGCGGGCGGGCGTTTCGGGCGATGACATCGACCGCGCCTACATGGGCTGCGTGCTGCCGGCCGGCCTCGGCCAGGCGCCGGCGCGCCAGGCCGCGATCAAGGCGGGCCTTCCGCTCTCGGTCGAGGCGACCACCGTCAACAAGGTCTGCGGCAGCGGCATGCAGACCGTCATCATGGGCAGCGAGGCGCTGGCGAGCGGCACCATCGACGTGGTCGTCGCGGGCGGCATGGAGAGCATGACCAACGCGCCCTACCTGATGAAGAAGCACCGCTCGGGCGCGCGCATGGGTCACGACACGGCCTATGACCACATGTTCCTCGACGGGCTGGAGGACGCCTACGAGCCGGGCCGGGCGATGGGCACCTTTGCGCAGGAGACCGCCAACGCCTACCAGATGACCCGCGAGGAGATGGACGCCTACACCATCGAGAGCCTCGCCCGCGCCAACCGCGCGATCGCCAGGGGCGCCTTCGCGGACGAAGTCGTTCCGGTGACGGTCAGCACCCGCGCCGGCGATGTCGTCGTCGAGCATGACGAGCAGCCCGGCAAGGGCCGCCCCGACAAGATCCCGCAGCTGAAGCCCGCCTTCGCCAAGGACGGGACGATCACCGCCGCGACCTCCTCCTCGATCTCCGACGGTGCCGCCGCGCTGGTGCTGACCCGCGCCAGCGTCGCCGAAGAGAAGGGCCTGACCCCGGTCGCGCGCATCGTCGCCACCGCCGCCCACGCCCAGGCGCCCGCGCAGTTCACCACCGCACCGATCCCGGCGATCCAGAAGGTGCTCGCCCGCGCCGGCTGGGGCGTGGACGATGTCGACCTGTTCGAAGTCAACGAGGCCTTCGCCTGCGTCGCGATGTTCGCGATGCGCGACCTCGGCATCCCGCACGAGAAGATCAACGTCAACGGCGGCGGCACCGCGCTCGGCCACCCCATCGGGGCGAGCGGCGCGCGGATCATCGTCACGCTGATCAATGCGCTCAAGACCCAGGGCAAGACCCGCGGCGTCGCCTCGCTTTGCATCGGCGGCGGGGAAGCGACCGCGGTCGCGGTCGAGCTGGTCTGA
- a CDS encoding SH3 domain-containing protein: MRDFRKIAAPGLAVLAAIVFVVAPAWAQDRLLPYWATLRYDEVNMRVGPSVEYPITWVYKRKGLPVKVVRIREGWRLVEDHEGTQGWISQNQLDPARGGMVTGTGTAEVRAAASDAAAVKWRAAPGVIARMKKCREGWCEVDIAGRRGWISAARLWGSQDLPGDE, translated from the coding sequence ATGAGGGATTTCCGAAAGATCGCAGCTCCGGGCCTTGCCGTGCTGGCGGCCATTGTGTTCGTCGTCGCCCCGGCATGGGCGCAGGACCGGTTGCTGCCCTACTGGGCGACCTTGCGCTACGACGAGGTCAACATGCGCGTCGGGCCGAGCGTGGAGTATCCGATTACCTGGGTCTACAAGCGCAAGGGCCTGCCGGTGAAGGTGGTGCGCATCCGCGAGGGTTGGCGCCTGGTCGAGGACCACGAGGGCACGCAGGGCTGGATCTCGCAGAACCAGCTCGATCCGGCGCGCGGCGGGATGGTGACGGGCACCGGCACCGCCGAGGTGCGGGCCGCCGCCTCGGATGCCGCTGCCGTGAAGTGGCGCGCCGCGCCGGGCGTGATCGCGCGGATGAAGAAATGCCGCGAGGGCTGGTGCGAGGTCGATATCGCCGGCCGCCGGGGCTGGATCAGCGCCGCGCGCCTGTGGGGATCGCAGGACCTGCCGGGCGACGAGTAG
- a CDS encoding 2-hydroxyacid dehydrogenase, translating to MTQRPTRPLAAPARVIVTRHLVPAVEARMRELFDVVLNEADAPLTRDQLAAAMQDCDVLVPTVTDRIDADLIAGAGERLGLIANFGAGTEHIDLAAAAERKIIVTNTPGVFTDDTADLAMAMIIGVPRRIREGTALVRRGEWTGWTPSGLLGRKLAGKVLGIIGMGRIGQAVAHRARAFGLEIAYYNRKRLPEALERMLGARHVESVDTLMAEADILTLHCPLTEETRHLIDAGRIALMKPGSSIVNTARGELIDQEALIAALQSGHLAGAGLDVYPNEPNVDRRLIDHPNVMTLPHIGSATAEGREDSGHKVIANIRMWADGHRPPDQVLTALVR from the coding sequence ATGACCCAGCGCCCCACTCGCCCGCTCGCCGCGCCTGCGCGCGTGATCGTCACCCGTCATCTGGTGCCCGCGGTCGAGGCGCGGATGCGCGAGCTCTTCGACGTGGTGCTCAACGAGGCCGACGCGCCGCTGACGCGCGACCAGCTCGCCGCGGCGATGCAGGATTGCGACGTGCTGGTGCCGACCGTGACCGACCGGATCGACGCCGATCTGATCGCGGGCGCGGGCGAGCGGCTGGGCCTCATCGCCAATTTCGGCGCGGGTACGGAGCATATCGATCTGGCCGCCGCAGCCGAACGCAAGATCATCGTCACCAACACCCCCGGCGTCTTCACCGACGACACCGCCGATCTGGCCATGGCGATGATCATCGGGGTGCCGCGCCGCATACGCGAGGGCACCGCGCTCGTCAGGCGCGGTGAATGGACGGGCTGGACGCCTTCGGGCCTGCTCGGGCGCAAGCTGGCGGGCAAGGTGCTCGGCATCATCGGCATGGGCCGCATCGGCCAGGCCGTAGCCCACCGCGCCCGCGCTTTCGGGCTGGAGATCGCCTATTACAACCGCAAGCGCCTGCCCGAGGCGCTGGAGCGGATGCTGGGCGCGCGCCATGTCGAAAGCGTCGACACGCTGATGGCCGAGGCCGACATCCTCACCCTCCACTGCCCGCTGACCGAGGAGACCCGCCACCTCATCGACGCGGGCCGGATCGCGCTGATGAAGCCGGGCAGCAGCATCGTGAACACCGCACGCGGCGAACTGATCGACCAGGAGGCGCTGATCGCGGCGCTGCAATCGGGGCACCTCGCAGGCGCCGGACTCGACGTCTATCCGAACGAGCCGAACGTCGACCGCCGGTTGATCGATCATCCCAATGTCATGACCCTGCCGCACATCGGCAGTGCCACGGCAGAAGGCCGCGAGGATTCGGGCCACAAGGTCATCGCCAACATCCGCATGTGGGCCGACGGCCACCGGCCGCCGGATCAGGTGCTGACGGCGCTGGTGCGCTAG
- a CDS encoding alpha/beta fold hydrolase, with product MTDDTAPPPLSLWVRELPITVPIALSPLRRPQPVAGARGGAGQPVMVIPGILSSDSATALLRRTLDLTGYRAHASEMGFLTGIQPDTMARAIDRLAEIAGAERRKVALVGWSLGGLYARVLAQRHPELVELVMTLGTPFSGDRRANNAWRVYEALNDHTVDAPPVPDDPSVKPPVPTIALWSRRDGVIAPAAARGLPRERDSEVEVPFHHFALASTRPAIARVVMELGRALAG from the coding sequence GTGACCGACGACACGGCGCCGCCGCCGCTTTCGCTGTGGGTCCGCGAGCTGCCGATCACCGTGCCGATCGCGCTCAGTCCGTTGCGGCGGCCGCAGCCGGTCGCAGGCGCCCGGGGCGGGGCAGGGCAGCCGGTGATGGTGATCCCCGGCATCCTGTCGAGCGACAGCGCCACCGCCCTGCTGCGCCGCACGCTCGATCTGACCGGCTACCGCGCCCACGCGTCGGAAATGGGTTTTCTGACCGGGATCCAGCCCGACACGATGGCCCGCGCGATCGACCGCCTCGCCGAGATCGCCGGGGCAGAGCGGCGCAAGGTCGCGCTGGTGGGGTGGAGCCTCGGCGGTCTCTATGCCCGGGTGCTGGCGCAGCGCCATCCCGAACTGGTCGAACTGGTGATGACGCTCGGCACGCCGTTCTCGGGCGATCGCCGCGCCAATAACGCGTGGCGGGTCTACGAGGCGCTGAACGATCACACCGTGGATGCCCCGCCTGTGCCCGACGATCCCTCGGTCAAGCCGCCGGTGCCGACGATCGCGCTGTGGTCGCGAAGGGACGGCGTGATCGCGCCTGCCGCTGCGCGCGGCTTGCCGCGCGAGCGCGATTCCGAGGTCGAGGTTCCCTTCCACCATTTCGCGCTTGCCTCGACCCGCCCGGCGATCGCCCGGGTGGTGATGGAGCTTGGCCGCGCGTTGGCAGGCTAG
- a CDS encoding NAD(P)H-dependent flavin oxidoreductase, whose product MAPLGREGDCSLFKGLSPIVYGGREVWPLVEGGKGVSATNHASSGAWAAAGGIGTVSAVNADSYDENGNVIPQVYHGRTREERHQELIRYAIEGATTQVKKAYEIANGKGAININVLWEMGGAQAVLEGVLERTRGLVTGVTCGAGMPYKLAEIAARFNVNYLPIVSSARAFRALWKRSYHKVAELMAAVVYEDPWLAGGHNGLSNAEDPTKPEDPYPRVKALRETMRAEGVSDDVPIVMAGGVWYLREWENWIDNPELGKIAFQFGTRPLLTRESPIPQIWKDMLRTVEPGDVLLHKFSPTGFYSSAVKTPFLYDLMHRSERQIPFFKRGEEEGTVQLGEEGKARNFWVRPEDKARAEMWMRAGHTEPLKTPDNTIVFVTPDSRDTIRKDQQDCMGCLSHCGFSAWKDHDDYTTGRLADPRSFCIQKTLQDIAHGDDPDKNLAFAGHAAYRFKTDPFFSNGYTPSVGELVERILTGD is encoded by the coding sequence ATGGCGCCGCTGGGGCGCGAAGGGGATTGTTCATTGTTCAAGGGATTGAGCCCGATCGTCTACGGCGGGCGTGAAGTCTGGCCGCTGGTCGAAGGCGGCAAGGGTGTATCGGCAACCAACCATGCCAGCTCCGGTGCGTGGGCTGCGGCGGGTGGGATCGGCACGGTCAGTGCGGTCAACGCCGACAGCTATGACGAGAACGGCAACGTCATTCCGCAGGTCTATCACGGCCGCACGCGCGAGGAGCGCCATCAGGAACTGATCCGCTACGCGATCGAAGGCGCCACCACGCAGGTGAAGAAGGCCTACGAGATCGCGAACGGCAAGGGCGCGATCAACATCAACGTGCTGTGGGAAATGGGCGGGGCGCAGGCCGTGCTCGAAGGCGTGCTCGAACGCACCCGCGGCCTTGTGACCGGCGTCACCTGCGGGGCGGGGATGCCCTACAAGCTCGCCGAGATCGCAGCGCGCTTCAACGTCAACTACCTCCCCATCGTCAGCTCCGCGCGCGCCTTTCGCGCGCTGTGGAAGCGCTCCTACCACAAGGTCGCCGAGCTGATGGCGGCGGTGGTCTATGAAGACCCGTGGCTGGCTGGCGGGCACAACGGCCTCAGCAATGCCGAGGACCCGACCAAGCCCGAAGACCCCTATCCGCGCGTCAAGGCGCTGCGCGAGACCATGCGCGCCGAGGGTGTCTCGGACGACGTGCCGATCGTGATGGCGGGCGGGGTGTGGTACCTGCGCGAGTGGGAAAACTGGATCGACAATCCCGAGCTCGGAAAGATCGCCTTCCAGTTCGGAACGCGTCCGCTGCTCACCCGCGAAAGCCCGATCCCGCAGATCTGGAAGGACATGCTGCGTACGGTCGAGCCGGGAGATGTGCTGCTCCACAAGTTCTCGCCCACCGGCTTCTATTCGAGCGCGGTCAAGACCCCGTTCCTCTACGACCTGATGCACCGTTCGGAGCGCCAGATCCCGTTCTTCAAGCGCGGCGAGGAGGAGGGCACGGTCCAGCTCGGCGAGGAGGGCAAGGCCCGCAATTTCTGGGTGCGCCCCGAGGACAAGGCCCGCGCCGAAATGTGGATGCGCGCCGGACACACCGAGCCCTTGAAGACACCGGACAACACCATCGTCTTTGTCACGCCGGATTCGCGCGACACCATCCGCAAGGACCAGCAGGACTGCATGGGCTGCCTGTCGCATTGCGGCTTTTCGGCGTGGAAAGACCACGACGACTACACCACAGGCCGTCTGGCCGACCCGCGCAGCTTCTGCATCCAGAAGACGTTGCAGGACATCGCCCACGGCGACGATCCGGACAAGAACCTCGCCTTCGCGGGCCACGCGGCCTACCGCTTCAAGACCGACCCCTTCTTCTCGAACGGCTACACGCCGAGCGTGGGCGAGCTGGTCGAGCGGATTTTGACCGGCGACTGA
- a CDS encoding class I SAM-dependent methyltransferase gives MRLRHGIIAGAGLVGAAMLGGCDGLVPAESARPETALAFPSPDRPVAKVVSNQFSNEDARDERNEAQVVMDLANIRPGMTVADIGAGEGYYTVRLAERVGADGRVLAQDISREALDRLGRRVERERLENISIKFGDADNPQLPPDSFDRVFMVHMYHEVTEPYAFLWNLWPALNAGGQIVVVERDSPVGGHGLPHTLLFCEFEAVGYVLVDYAERPDIEGYFARFERGPKRAEPEAIKVCEAG, from the coding sequence ATGCGGCTGCGGCATGGGATCATCGCCGGTGCAGGCCTCGTCGGGGCGGCGATGCTCGGTGGCTGCGACGGCCTTGTCCCCGCCGAGTCCGCAAGGCCCGAGACCGCGCTCGCCTTTCCCTCGCCCGACCGGCCCGTCGCCAAGGTCGTCTCGAACCAGTTCTCGAACGAGGATGCCCGCGACGAGCGCAACGAGGCGCAGGTCGTGATGGACCTCGCCAACATCCGCCCGGGCATGACCGTCGCCGATATCGGGGCGGGCGAGGGCTACTACACCGTGCGCCTGGCCGAACGGGTCGGCGCCGACGGGCGCGTGCTGGCGCAGGACATCAGCCGCGAGGCATTGGACCGGCTCGGCCGCCGGGTCGAGCGCGAGCGGCTTGAGAACATCTCGATCAAGTTCGGCGATGCCGACAACCCCCAGCTTCCGCCCGACAGTTTCGACCGCGTGTTCATGGTGCACATGTACCATGAGGTGACCGAACCCTACGCCTTCCTCTGGAACCTGTGGCCGGCGCTCAATGCCGGTGGACAGATCGTTGTGGTGGAAAGAGACAGCCCGGTCGGGGGGCACGGCCTGCCGCACACCCTGCTGTTCTGCGAGTTCGAGGCGGTCGGCTACGTGCTGGTCGATTACGCCGAACGCCCTGACATCGAGGGCTATTTCGCCCGCTTCGAACGCGGCCCCAAGCGGGCCGAGCCGGAGGCGATCAAGGTGTGCGAGGCGGGCTGA
- the prfB gene encoding peptide chain release factor 2, whose translation MRAEAQAYINRIEAALALVRLSLDWERALRRLDELNARVQDPNLWDNPKQAQAISREQKTLETAVNTVNEIAAEMADAIEFIEMGEAEGEDTIVEDGLATLAALADRADADKVQALLSGEADGNDTYLEIHAGAGGTESQDWAEMLLRMYARWAERRGFKVDTVEYQAGEQAGIKSATLLIKGDGAYGYAKTESGVHRLVRISPYDSSARRHTSFSSVWVYPVIDDSFEIEINPADLKIDTYRASGAGGQHVNTTDSAVRITHQPTGIVVASQQDRSQHKNREIAMNMLKARLYEAEMRAREEAANAEHSAKSDIGWGHQIRSYVLQPYQMVKDLRTGVVSTSPDAVLDGAIDPFISAALAQRVTGEKVEIEDVE comes from the coding sequence ATGCGGGCCGAGGCCCAGGCTTACATCAACCGGATCGAAGCTGCGCTCGCGCTGGTGCGCCTGTCGCTCGACTGGGAGCGCGCGCTGCGCCGGCTCGACGAGCTGAACGCGCGGGTGCAGGACCCGAACCTCTGGGACAATCCCAAGCAGGCGCAGGCGATCAGCCGCGAGCAGAAGACGCTCGAGACTGCGGTGAACACGGTGAACGAGATCGCCGCCGAGATGGCCGACGCGATCGAATTCATCGAAATGGGCGAGGCCGAGGGCGAGGACACCATCGTCGAGGACGGTCTCGCCACGCTCGCCGCTCTGGCCGACCGCGCCGATGCCGACAAGGTGCAGGCCCTGCTCTCGGGCGAGGCCGACGGGAACGACACCTACCTCGAAATCCACGCCGGCGCGGGCGGGACCGAGAGCCAGGACTGGGCCGAAATGCTGCTGCGCATGTATGCGCGCTGGGCCGAACGGCGCGGCTTCAAGGTCGACACGGTCGAATACCAGGCGGGCGAACAGGCCGGGATCAAGTCGGCGACGCTGCTGATCAAGGGCGACGGCGCCTATGGCTATGCCAAGACCGAAAGCGGCGTCCACCGCCTCGTGCGCATCAGCCCCTACGACAGCTCGGCGCGGCGCCACACCAGCTTCTCGAGCGTGTGGGTCTATCCGGTGATCGACGACAGCTTCGAGATCGAGATCAACCCGGCCGACCTCAAGATCGACACCTACCGCGCATCGGGCGCGGGCGGGCAGCACGTCAACACCACCGACTCCGCGGTGCGCATCACCCACCAGCCGACCGGCATTGTGGTGGCGAGCCAGCAGGACCGCAGCCAGCACAAGAACCGCGAGATCGCGATGAACATGCTCAAGGCGCGGCTCTACGAGGCCGAGATGCGCGCCCGCGAGGAAGCCGCCAATGCCGAGCACTCGGCCAAGAGCGACATCGGGTGGGGCCACCAGATCCGCTCCTACGTGTTGCAGCCCTACCAGATGGTCAAGGACCTGCGCACCGGCGTCGTCTCGACCTCGCCCGACGCGGTGCTCGACGGGGCCATCGATCCCTTCATCTCGGCCGCGCTCGCCCAGCGGGTGACGGGGGAGAAGGTCGAGATCGAGGACGTGGAGTAG
- a CDS encoding peroxiredoxin, whose product MTRRILAPLAALAMTGLAAVPLNSASAELPTGAKAPAFSTRAALAGEEFGFTLSAALAKGPVVLYFYPKAFTKGCTLEANAFAEAMPSFKAAGASVIGMSGDDIATLRRFSREECRDAFPVGVASSKIAQAYDVAMGTSGLTTRTSYVIARDGRIVAVHSDADYRGHVEKTLAVVRALKK is encoded by the coding sequence ATGACACGCCGTATCCTTGCCCCGCTCGCCGCGCTTGCCATGACCGGGCTTGCTGCCGTCCCTCTCAACAGCGCCTCGGCGGAACTGCCCACCGGCGCCAAGGCCCCGGCCTTCTCGACCCGCGCCGCGCTCGCAGGCGAGGAATTCGGCTTCACCCTCAGCGCCGCGCTCGCGAAGGGGCCGGTGGTGCTCTATTTCTACCCCAAGGCCTTCACCAAGGGCTGCACGCTCGAGGCCAATGCCTTTGCCGAGGCCATGCCGAGCTTCAAGGCCGCAGGGGCGAGCGTGATCGGCATGTCGGGCGACGACATCGCCACGCTCCGGCGATTCAGCCGCGAGGAATGCCGCGATGCCTTTCCGGTCGGGGTCGCCTCGTCGAAGATCGCCCAGGCCTATGACGTGGCGATGGGCACTTCGGGGCTGACCACCCGCACATCCTATGTCATCGCCCGCGACGGCCGGATCGTGGCGGTGCATTCCGATGCCGACTACCGCGGCCATGTCGAAAAGACGCTGGCGGTGGTGCGCGCGCTGAAGAAGTGA
- a CDS encoding penicillin-binding protein 1A, translating to MTEPAPAPDQTSTWAYLRYRVNRDVGGALAWFRVRWRESRLFKAVAIAFGLFLALWIAVFVWLASDLPEAEALLTYETPLPTVVRGYDGEIVHSYARERRVQLQYADFPQKLIEAYLSAEDKTFFSHGGIDFFGTANAVFDYARKAGTGERAVGGSTITQQVAKNLLLGDEYSVTRKLKEMILASRIEQVLTKQEILELYLNEIPLGRRSFGVQAAARAYFDKDVDALELHEMAFLAILPKAPERYGRKGQEQAALERRNFVLGQMEANGFITGSERRAAAARPLGLVTQRRERSVDAGYFLEEVRRELIERFGETAEEGPNSVYAGGLWVRTSLDPDMQLAARDALREGLLRYHGGRAWAGPIATIDVSEGNWASQLQSSPLGISYKDWRVGVVTRRSGQSAQIGFSDGTEAPLGNLPNALKAGDVIAASPSGNGWNVRTIPEAQGALVVESAQTGRVLAMQGGFDHRLSDFNRATQANRQPGSTIKPFVYAAGLDTGMTPSTQVDNSRFCYYQGANLGEKCIRGSGSGGQHPMRYGLEQSQNIMTVQIGMTAGMNNVVQGIEKLGIGKFPAYPSTALGAGETTLVKMVAAYSALANHGRLNPPTVIDYVQDRRGKVLWRADNRECRGCNMAKWDGKPMPRFGVKGAQAMDARTAFQVMHMLRGAVSRGTATVLNPLNLPLFGKTGTTTGPKDVWFIGGTQQMIAGAYVGFDQPRNMGGYAYGGTIAAPIIKSLIEKTKPKWSDLPAVAPAGVRMVRVDRRSGKRVFEGWPTDDPKSAIIWEAFKPDTEPERYTRQDAIAAKRNEILALIRAGRQNAESAVIDAPEDDVEYEEGGID from the coding sequence ATGACCGAGCCTGCCCCCGCCCCCGACCAGACTTCGACCTGGGCCTATCTGCGCTATCGCGTGAACCGCGATGTCGGCGGGGCGCTGGCGTGGTTCCGCGTGCGCTGGCGCGAAAGCCGCCTGTTCAAGGCGGTGGCGATCGCCTTCGGCCTGTTCCTTGCCCTTTGGATCGCGGTCTTCGTGTGGCTGGCGAGCGACCTGCCAGAAGCCGAGGCGCTGCTCACCTACGAAACCCCGTTGCCCACCGTGGTGCGCGGCTACGATGGCGAGATCGTCCACTCCTATGCCCGCGAGCGGCGGGTGCAGCTGCAATATGCCGATTTCCCGCAGAAGCTGATCGAGGCCTATCTCTCCGCCGAGGACAAGACCTTCTTCAGCCACGGCGGCATCGACTTCTTCGGCACCGCCAACGCCGTGTTCGACTATGCGCGCAAGGCCGGCACTGGCGAGCGTGCGGTGGGCGGATCGACCATCACCCAGCAGGTCGCCAAGAACCTGCTGCTGGGCGACGAATATTCGGTCACCCGCAAACTCAAGGAAATGATTCTCGCCAGCCGCATCGAGCAGGTGCTGACCAAGCAGGAAATCCTCGAACTCTATTTGAACGAGATCCCGCTCGGGCGCCGCTCCTTCGGGGTGCAGGCGGCGGCGCGGGCCTATTTCGACAAGGACGTGGACGCGCTCGAACTGCACGAGATGGCCTTCCTCGCGATCCTGCCCAAGGCGCCGGAACGCTATGGCCGCAAGGGACAGGAACAGGCGGCGCTCGAACGGCGCAATTTCGTGCTCGGCCAGATGGAGGCGAACGGCTTCATCACCGGTTCGGAGCGACGCGCGGCGGCGGCGAGGCCCCTCGGCCTCGTCACCCAGCGGCGCGAACGCAGCGTCGACGCGGGCTATTTCCTCGAAGAAGTGCGCCGCGAGCTGATCGAGCGTTTTGGCGAGACCGCGGAGGAGGGGCCGAACTCGGTCTATGCCGGGGGTCTTTGGGTGCGCACCAGCCTCGATCCCGACATGCAGCTTGCCGCGCGCGATGCGCTGCGCGAGGGGCTGCTGCGCTATCACGGCGGGCGGGCATGGGCGGGGCCCATCGCGACGATCGACGTCTCCGAGGGCAACTGGGCGAGCCAGCTGCAATCCTCGCCGCTCGGCATCAGCTACAAGGACTGGCGCGTCGGCGTCGTCACCCGGCGCAGCGGACAATCGGCGCAGATCGGCTTTTCCGACGGCACCGAAGCGCCGCTCGGTAATCTGCCCAATGCCCTCAAGGCCGGCGACGTCATCGCCGCCAGCCCCTCGGGCAATGGCTGGAATGTCCGCACCATCCCCGAGGCGCAGGGCGCTCTGGTGGTCGAGAGCGCGCAGACCGGCCGGGTGCTGGCGATGCAGGGCGGGTTCGATCACCGCCTGTCCGATTTCAACCGCGCCACGCAGGCCAATCGCCAGCCGGGATCGACCATCAAGCCTTTTGTCTATGCGGCGGGCCTCGACACCGGCATGACCCCCTCGACCCAGGTCGATAACTCGCGCTTCTGCTACTATCAGGGCGCCAACCTCGGCGAGAAGTGCATCCGCGGCTCGGGCAGCGGGGGGCAGCACCCGATGCGCTACGGGCTCGAGCAGTCGCAGAACATCATGACCGTGCAGATCGGCATGACCGCCGGCATGAACAATGTCGTGCAGGGGATCGAGAAGCTCGGCATCGGCAAGTTTCCGGCCTATCCCTCGACCGCGCTCGGGGCGGGGGAGACCACGCTGGTCAAGATGGTTGCCGCCTATTCCGCGCTCGCCAACCACGGGCGGCTCAATCCGCCGACGGTGATCGACTACGTGCAGGACCGCCGCGGCAAGGTGCTGTGGCGCGCCGACAACCGCGAATGCCGCGGCTGCAACATGGCGAAATGGGACGGCAAGCCGATGCCGCGCTTCGGCGTCAAGGGCGCGCAGGCGATGGACGCGCGCACCGCCTTCCAGGTGATGCACATGCTGCGCGGAGCGGTGAGCCGCGGCACGGCGACCGTGCTCAATCCGCTGAACCTCCCGCTGTTCGGCAAGACCGGCACCACCACTGGCCCCAAGGACGTGTGGTTCATCGGCGGCACCCAGCAGATGATCGCTGGCGCCTATGTCGGCTTCGACCAGCCGCGCAACATGGGCGGCTATGCCTATGGCGGCACGATCGCCGCGCCCATCATCAAGAGCCTGATCGAGAAGACCAAGCCGAAGTGGTCCGATCTGCCCGCCGTTGCGCCTGCCGGGGTTCGCATGGTGCGCGTCGACCGCCGCTCGGGCAAGCGCGTCTTCGAAGGCTGGCCTACCGATGATCCCAAGTCGGCAATCATCTGGGAAGCCTTCAAGCCCGACACCGAACCCGAACGCTACACTCGCCAGGACGCCATTGCCGCCAAGCGCAACGAGATCCTCGCGCTGATCCGCGCCGGACGCCAGAACGCCGAAAGCGCGGTGATCGATGCGCCGGAGGACGACGTGGAGTACGAAGAGGGCGGGATCGACTGA
- a CDS encoding N-acetylmuramoyl-L-alanine amidase family protein, with translation MSYRTLLLILVLVPAALLGGAAAFGLTIPVPQWGRDYVLRFVLEERQAPLELPPVAGPSDPSRPLVVIDAGHGGRDPGAIGTDDAGRRFREKDITLALALALRDELLRQGGIRVALTRADDRILPLAHRPEIARRLEADLFISVHADSAGENADVAGASIYTLSDEASSEAAARFAARENDADRLNGITIDGESAAVSAILVGLSQQRTLEESIAFAGLIEREGEGALAFVPQPRRSAALAVLRAPDVPSVLFESGFVTNLTDRARLTTAEGRAQYAAVLARAIRVHFARRRETAPGGG, from the coding sequence ATGAGCTATCGCACGCTTCTGCTGATCCTCGTGCTGGTGCCGGCCGCGCTGCTGGGCGGGGCGGCGGCGTTCGGGCTGACAATCCCGGTGCCGCAATGGGGGCGCGACTATGTGCTGCGCTTCGTGCTCGAGGAAAGGCAGGCGCCGCTCGAGCTGCCGCCGGTCGCCGGGCCCTCCGATCCCTCGCGCCCGCTGGTGGTGATCGATGCCGGGCATGGCGGGCGCGATCCCGGCGCGATCGGGACCGACGATGCGGGTCGGCGCTTCCGCGAGAAGGACATCACGCTCGCCCTCGCACTCGCGCTGCGCGACGAGCTGCTGCGGCAGGGCGGCATCCGCGTAGCGCTGACCCGGGCCGACGACCGCATCCTGCCGCTCGCGCACCGTCCCGAGATCGCCCGGCGGCTCGAGGCCGATCTGTTCATCTCGGTCCATGCCGATTCCGCCGGGGAGAACGCCGATGTCGCCGGGGCGAGCATCTACACCCTCTCGGACGAGGCCTCAAGCGAGGCGGCGGCCCGCTTTGCCGCGCGCGAGAACGATGCCGACCGGCTGAACGGCATCACCATCGACGGCGAAAGCGCAGCGGTGAGCGCGATCCTGGTCGGATTGTCGCAGCAGCGCACCCTCGAGGAATCGATCGCCTTTGCCGGGCTGATCGAGCGCGAGGGGGAGGGGGCGCTCGCCTTCGTCCCCCAGCCGCGCCGTTCGGCCGCGCTGGCGGTGCTGCGCGCGCCCGATGTGCCCTCGGTTCTGTTCGAGAGCGGCTTCGTCACCAACCTCACCGATCGCGCGCGGCTCACCACGGCAGAGGGCAGGGCGCAATATGCCGCGGTGCTGGCCCGGGCGATCAGGGTCCATTTCGCCCGCCGCCGCGAGACGGCGCCGGGCGGCGGATAG